The genomic DNA TTTTAAGCTCTACGTATACAATTTAGATAGACGTACATAACCTATATTTCCTATATAGTTTCAACAGTGTTTACATATGCAACAGAGCCCTATGGTATTACAAGTAGTATAGTAGTTAAAGACCGTCCTCCCTCTAAACAAGCCAGCTCCAAGTCTATTCGGCGTACTGCCTACGTCTCTGAGCGCTCTCCCTGAGGAAACGGCCTTGTATTAGACCTAGCCTTCTTGGGGCCTCCCTCGCAACAATATGCGGCTCCGCGGAGCTCGTAACCAGTATCCCCTTTGCGGTTATCGATGAGGGGTCATGAAGGCTACCTTAAACGGGCAGGCCTCTTCGCTCTCAGAGTGATCGAGCACAGCTGCGACTGGGGGAAGAAGTTCAGGCAAGCTCGTGCGCCTCGGCTACCTTGAGGAGGCCATGAAGGGCAACACCGAGTTCTGCAGGTGCAAGAGGGTTACAGCTGAGGCATCGCCTGAAGCTTAAGGCACCTTAGCGTGAAGGCCTTAGCAGCAGCGTTATTACCTCCCTGGGCCTGTAGGAGAACCTCACGGTGTTGTCATTGACCTCTATTTGCCTGGGCACCACTTCCTCCTCTAGTATGTCAAGGCTCACGGCCTCTGCCACCCTGAAGGGCGCCTTGAGGGTTCCGACGCCTGACGAGTTGTAGGCCTCGAAGACCCTGACTACCAAGCCCTCGCCGTCCTCTGGCGCCTTGACGGCCCCCAGCAGTTCACCTACGCCATGATGCCGCACCTGGGGGACTGGAGGCATGCGAAGGTGCCGAGGATTGCCTACGAGTACGCCTTCCCGCTGACCGTCAGCAACGGGGGCAAGGAGGCCTCCCTCATGGAGCTTTCGCCCGAGAACCTCGTCCTTGAGGCGTCGCGCTGCTCTCGCCGAAGAAGTACGGGGCCAGCGTCATAGGCAACAGGGTTGGGCTCACGCTGCTCCGGACCGTTTGTCCCTAGGTGCTCACTCTCATCAGTTTACGATCACTCGTCGCACCCAGGGACTTCCACCTCGCCCACGCCCCACGGGCTATCGGCGTGGGCTCATGGGCGGCCGTCGGGCCCAACGGCACGGGGCCCCCATCTACGGGGATCGTGGCCCTCACGCGGCTTGGGGCACAGCCCCCATCGCCGCCCAGGGCCCTCAGAAGGAGGTTGTAGCAGGCAGCTACATCCCTGTGCCAGGTCTCACCTCCCCTTGAGCAGGTGCCGTGCCTGTCCTTACCGTAGACTATCTCAGCCCTGTGTATAGGGCATACCTTTGACGTGTTCCTGGGGTCAACATATATCACTGGCACCCCATATTCCCTTGCCTTCTCCTCTATGGCTTTCTGCATTCCTTTGAAGGCGGCCTGGAATACCCTGTGCCTGAGCTGGGGGTTCTTGATGTGCTCGATCATGTGATTAGCAGGCCCCTTTCCTAACCTCTCAAGGACTATGGCGGCCTGCCTCTTGGCGGCCTCCCTTACAATTAGCGTGGCCAGCTTCCACCTTATCTCCCTCTTGAGGGCCCTCTCGTTGTTGCCCAGCCTCCTGAATATCCTCCTCGCGGGCCTGCTGCCTGGGCCGTAAACCCTGTCATATTTCTCCTGGACTCTCTTCCTCCTATAATAATAGCCCAGGGTTACCTCACTAAGGTCGGTCTCAAGGAGGTAGACAATTCCGTCAATGAGGACGGCCTCAGCGTCCTCATTCACATCGACCGTTATGTAGTTCTTTGGCCTGTACTCGCTGACCTCCTTCTTGAACGTGAGGTAGAATACCAGCCTCCTCTCCCTGTGATCCAGCTTGACCTTGGCTTCCGTTGCGAGCCTCCAGCCCCTGTTCACGTACCTCAGAAGGTGCTTATTGAGCTCAATGGAAACGTTGACTCTGCCCCTGTGAGTTGCTATGCTTATCAATGTCAGCTCCTCGGCCCTCCACAGGTGGTCGTCAAGCCAAATGCTAACGCTCCTGACCTCAGGGTACGCCTTCCTGGCCCTTCCCATTTTCTTGAGCCTAAGGAACGAGTGGGCCCTCTCCGCTGCGTCCTGGCAGGCCGTGTAGATGTAATGAGAAGGTAGTTGGGGGTAGAGGGACCTTAACTCACGATATTTCTCCGCCTTTAGCCTAGTGAACTTAGTTATGCCGTTATTCACGGCGTAGAGGACCAGCAGCTCAACAATGTTCCTGTACATGCCCTCGAGCTCAACAAAGATCCTGAACGCTCTCCTGGGCAACGGCGCAGACCTTACGACAACAGTCCTTGTAACCTCACTCGTGCCCCCCAACCTCCTCCAGTAATTTCCTGAACCCCTCGACCAGCGTCCTTTTTCTGCGGCTCCTCAGCCCGTAGAGCTTCCCAGCGAAGGAGTTCACGATCTCTATCAGGTCCTCAACGAGCTCCTGGCGGGCGTCCTTAGGCTCCTCGCCAAGGACTGCCTCAACCCTGACCCCGTACTGCCTGAAGAAGTACTCCAGGTACTCAAGGCCGAACCTCGTTAACCTGTCCCTGTAGGCCACCACGACCACGTCGACCTGCCTGTTGGTGGCATATTCGAAGAGCTTCAGCAGTCCCTCTCTGTTGGCCCTCAGCCCGCTCGCAATATCGCTCAGCACGTCAACGACTTTGTAGCCCCTGGAGGAGCAGTACTGGGTCAGGTACTGGACCTGCCCCTCCAGGTCGCTTTTCTGTTCTGGGGAGCTCACACGGGCGTATATGACTGCCCTGACCTCCTTGCTGACGGGCGCCCCTTCGGCTATCCTCCTGACCTCGCTCTCAGGTATCCTGTACTTGCCGCCGGCGGTCCTGACCGCCCTGATCTTGCCCTCCCTGACCCACCTGGCCAGGGTTGGGTAGCTGATGCCGAGCCTCTGGCAGACCTCCTTAGGCCTCAGCAGCCTCTCTGAGGGCCCTGAAACGGCTAACACCTATAATAATGAACAAAACCAGAGCTTATAAACTTAACTATCAATCACCAACAATGAAACTGCCCCTGTGGGTCTCAACGTAGAGCCTTCCCCTCCACCTCTCAAGGCCATTGACGTCTATCGCCTTGAAGTACTCCGAGGGCGTAGCGTGGACGAGCCTCGGGAGCCCTGGCAGCTCATTTATTACGTTAAACCTTAGCTCCATGTCCTCGTTGGGTCCCCCTCCCCCGTCGCCATAGCCGTACGAGAGCAGGGCCGGGTACCTCTTGGCGGGCCAGCCGCTCCACTGCGCAAGCACCGATGAGGCCGTGAGGGGGCTGTTGTAACCTCCGCCGCCGAAGCCGTAGACCACGGCTGGCAACGGGACTCCGTCCCCTCCGTCCCAGAGGAACGGGCCGTAGGGGAACCTGTTCGTGTCGTTCCACGTCAGCTTGTGCGTCACGAAGTACCTTACGCCGGACAGCCTCGCTATCTGGGCAAGGGTCGCCTGGAAGCCAAAGCTGTCGGGCAGCCAGAGCACCTCTGCCCTCCTGCCAAAGGTCCTCTCGAAGAACCTCTGGGAGTAGAGCAGCTGCCTCGCCATAGCCTCGCCTGAGGTAACGTTGGGCTCAAACTCGACGTAGCCCGCCCCCAGCTCCCACCTGCCCTCCTTGACGAGCTCCGCCACCTTGGCCAGGAGCTCAGGGGCGTCCTGGGAGAGCCACTCGTAGTACAGCGATGAGGACTGCACGTACTTCATGTCCCTGAACCTCTCCATGAGGCTGATCACCGTGGCTACGGTCCTCAGGACCTTCCTCCTGGACTCGCTGAAGGGCCAGAGCCAGGCGGCGTCTATGTGGGCGTGCCCAACGGCGTACATGACGCCAGGTCTCCCGTACTTCCCCTCAAGGGACCTGAGCCCCTCCTTGAGCCGCTCCAGGGCCTCCGGGATGCCGAGGCCTCCCTGCTCAACGTAAACGCCCTCGGCTAGGCCCCTGTCTATCGAGGCGAGCAGCCTGTTGACGTCATAGGACGTCCTGTAGATCGCGGAGGCGAGGAGCAGCTGCGTCGGCGACACGGAGCTCACCCTTACGCGGGAGAGCGCCTCTGAGAGCACCGATAGGATGTCGTCCTTGAGCTGCTCGTCCTTAGTAGCCTGGGCCAGCTCAAGCGCAGAGGAGGCGTAGAGGAAGAGCTCGTAGCCCGTCGGGTCCCTCTCCGCAATGAATGCCTTGGGAGGGAGCGGCTGAACGGGCTCGCCGAAGTCCCCATAGGTCGTTAGCTCTATGAGAACCTCGTGCGCTCCAGGGGGCAAAGGCACCTGGACGTGCTGTGAGTCGATCTCGTAGTAGGGCCTGCCGTCAAGCCTCACGAGGGCTGGGGCATACCTTGACGTGACGACCATGTAGAGGTTCTGCCTCTTGTCATCATAGAGGAACCTGTAGCTGAGGTCCCCGGCAGGTGACCAGGCCACGGGCCTTATCCCCCTGAAGGAGACGGCTAGCACAAGCAACGTCCTGTGCTCAAGCGCCTGGGACGTCAGCCTTACCATGATCTCATCCATCCCGGCCCGGTTCATGGAAAAAGCTTTACCTAGGCGCAGGCGTGCAGGCGAGCAAATAGCCTCTACCCGGCAGCCCGCCGGGCCTCTCGCCCTGCAAAGACTCCATGAGCTCAACAGTATGGCTCAGCAAAGGCCACGATCCTCACCAGTCAGTGATAGCTGGGTCATCATCGCCTGGCCAAGCGCTAATGCCAGGACATAAAAAGGGTTGGTCACCGCAAACCGTGGGCCAGCTTATGAGGCTGTGCGACAAGGAGGTCTCCCCGATAGGCCTGGGGACCTGGGGCATGGGCGGGGGCTTCTGGGCCCCCGACTACTCCGACGATGAAAGGTATGTCAGCGCGCTGAGGTACGCCTACGAGAGGGGCGTGAGGGTCTTCGACACGGCCGAGATGTACGGGGGCGGCCACTCGGAGGAGCTCGTTGGTCAGGCCCTCAGGGAGTTCCAGGAAGACGTTGTAATAGTGTCCAAGGTCTGGCCGAACCACCTGAGGTACGACGACCTGGTGAGGTCGGCCGAGGCCAGCAGGAGGAGGCTTGGGGTCAGGTCAATAGACCTCTACCTCATCCACTGGCCCAACCCTGAGGTGCCGATAGGCGAGTCCATAAGGGCCTTGGAGGACCTCATAGACAGGGGCGTCATAAGGTGCATGGGGGTCAGCAACTTTGACGTCAGGCTCCTCCAGGAGGCCATGGGGGCCGCCAGGAAGTACGAGGTCGTGGCCGACGAGGTCGAGTACAGCGTCTACCGCAGGGAGCCTGAGGCAGAGCTGATACCCTTCGCCAGGAGGGCGGGCGTCACGATAATAGCCTACTCGCCCCTCGGCAGAGGCCAGGCGGCCAGGGACCGCTTTCTGGCCGAGATAGGCAGGAAGTACGGCAAGACGGCGATTCAGGTAGCGCTGAACTACCTCCTCCCGAACTCTATCCCTATACCAAAGGCCTCAACGAAGGAGCACATAGACGAGCTCCTCGGGGCAGTGGGATGGGCCCTCTCGCCCGAGGACGTTGAGGCCATCAGGAGGAGGTACCGCTGATCAAGCCTTGTCGTGCTGAGGTCGGGCTACAGCCTCAGGCCAGTCAACTAGCGACATGAAAGGACTACGCCAGGAGCACCGGCCTCGTTATGGACAGGGTCATATTCGTCAGGAAGCCGCCCAAGGGCAGGAGCGGCAAGATTTTGAGGCCGATCCTCAGGGCCGTCCTCAGGCAGGGGTTGCTGGGGACTTCTCAGCCCTTGACGACCAGGCTGCCTTCGAGGAGACGAGGAAGCTCATAGAGCATGTCAAGGGAGCTAGAGA from uncultured Acidilobus sp. JCHS includes the following:
- a CDS encoding DNA binding domain, excisionase family, translating into MLAVSGPSERLLRPKEVCQRLGISYPTLARWVREGKIRAVRTAGGKYRIPESEVRRIAEGAPVSKEVRAVIYARVSSPEQKSDLEGQVQYLTQYCSSRGYKVVDVLSDIASGLRANREGLLKLFEYATNRQVDVVVVAYRDRLTRFGLEYLEYFFRQYGVRVEAVLGEEPKDARQELVEDLIEIVNSFAGKLYGLRSRRKRTLVEGFRKLLEEVGGHE
- a CDS encoding transposase, IS605 OrfB family, central region, which codes for MGGTSEVTRTVVVRSAPLPRRAFRIFVELEGMYRNIVELLVLYAVNNGITKFTRLKAEKYRELRSLYPQLPSHYIYTACQDAAERAHSFLRLKKMGRARKAYPEVRSVSIWLDDHLWRAEELTLISIATHRGRVNVSIELNKHLLRYVNRGWRLATEAKVKLDHRERRLVFYLTFKKEVSEYRPKNYITVDVNEDAEAVLIDGIVYLLETDLSEVTLGYYYRRKRVQEKYDRVYGPGSRPARRIFRRLGNNERALKREIRWKLATLIVREAAKRQAAIVLERLGKGPANHMIEHIKNPQLRHRVFQAAFKGMQKAIEEKAREYGVPVIYVDPRNTSKVCPIHRAEIVYGKDRHGTCSRGGETWHRDVAACYNLLLRALGGDGGCAPSRVRATIPVDGGPVPLGPTAAHEPTPIARGAWARWKSLGATSDRKLMRVST
- a CDS encoding Glycosyl hydrolases family 38 C-terminal domain — its product is MRHHGVGELLGAVKAPEDGEGLVVRVFEAYNSSGVGTLKAPFRVAEAVSLDILEEEVVPRQIEVNDNTVRFSYRPREVITLLLRPSR
- a CDS encoding Alpha-mannosidase — protein: MDEIMVRLTSQALEHRTLLVLAVSFRGIRPVAWSPAGDLSYRFLYDDKRQNLYMVVTSRYAPALVRLDGRPYYEIDSQHVQVPLPPGAHEVLIELTTYGDFGEPVQPLPPKAFIAERDPTGYELFLYASSALELAQATKDEQLKDDILSVLSEALSRVRVSSVSPTQLLLASAIYRTSYDVNRLLASIDRGLAEGVYVEQGGLGIPEALERLKEGLRSLEGKYGRPGVMYAVGHAHIDAAWLWPFSESRRKVLRTVATVISLMERFRDMKYVQSSSLYYEWLSQDAPELLAKVAELVKEGRWELGAGYVEFEPNVTSGEAMARQLLYSQRFFERTFGRRAEVLWLPDSFGFQATLAQIARLSGVRYFVTHKLTWNDTNRFPYGPFLWDGGDGVPLPAVVYGFGGGGYNSPLTASSVLAQWSGWPAKRYPALLSYGYGDGGGGPNEDMELRFNVINELPGLPRLVHATPSEYFKAIDVNGLERWRGRLYVETHRGSFIVGD
- a CDS encoding Aldo/keto reductase, related to diketogulonate reductase, which gives rise to MGQLMRLCDKEVSPIGLGTWGMGGGFWAPDYSDDERYVSALRYAYERGVRVFDTAEMYGGGHSEELVGQALREFQEDVVIVSKVWPNHLRYDDLVRSAEASRRRLGVRSIDLYLIHWPNPEVPIGESIRALEDLIDRGVIRCMGVSNFDVRLLQEAMGAARKYEVVADEVEYSVYRREPEAELIPFARRAGVTIIAYSPLGRGQAARDRFLAEIGRKYGKTAIQVALNYLLPNSIPIPKASTKEHIDELLGAVGWALSPEDVEAIRRRYR